The DNA sequence TGTTTGTATCACGCAGTGATACCTATAAGAGAGTTAGCAGAAATGCCATACAAACAATCGCCCATTTTCAAAACTTGAAAAATTTAATTTTATAAACGATGAAATTTGCCTGTCCTTTTTTAATTCTGCTACTTTCATTCTCCTGTCAGAAACAAATAAAATTTGATAAAGATTTATGGAATAGCGATGATACTGATGATAAAATAAGTTATGATTTAAGATATGAAATGCTGGATGACTTATTAGAGAATTACAGTTTAAAAGGTAAAAATATTCAAGAAATTGAAAAAATTATTGGAAAGATTAATGAAAAAGGACATGACGATCAGAAAACGCAAGATGCTTTAATTTATACAGTTTTAATAAAATGGCGCGGAATTGATCCTGTACACTACAAATATTTAAATCTTCATTTCAATAAGCAAAAAATTATTGATAGTGTATTTATATCTGAAAGAGAAGTAGATTAGAATTAAAGAATAATGGAAATAGGCACTTCTGCTAACAAAGTATTTCTATTAGCGGGTCGGAAGTTTATATCATCAAGATTTTCGCTAATTGTTCAATTTGTTATATTTACCAAGACTTGTTATAAAAAACCCCCGCCAACAGAAATACCCAACCGTTATCTGCAATCCCCCCTATACCCCCGAATTGACTTCTCAAGCTAACGTTTGGTGCGTATAGAAAATATTTTCTAATTTTATTAAGCTCTTTGCAAGGCCGATTTTAAAATTGTTGCGTAATAGCACGGGTGCAATCCTGGTTGAGATGTATGTGATGACTTCAGTGGCGGTCTAATTGATTAGAACCCCGTTCAGAATATTTTTTTTGCCTAAAGAACATCTCCTTAGAGTATTTTTAATCATTAATTTTTGAAAATATGAATGAGAACAAAATTTCAATGGAAATTATCAATTCAAATGCTGCAGGAATTGATATTGGTAGCCGATCTCACTGGGTTGCGGTTGGCCAAAAAGAGGAAGATATTAAAGAGTTTGGTGTTTTTAATGAGGACTTAAAAAATCTCTCAAATTGGCTCAAAGAAAAAGACATTCAAACCGTTGCAATGGAAAGTACAGGAACTTATTGGCAAGCACTTTATGCTATTTTATTGGCTGATGGATTCCAAGTGATTTTGTGTAATGGCAAATTCACTAAGAATATTAAAGGCAGAAAAACAGATGTTCAAGATTGTCAATGGATTCAAAAACTACACAGTATAGGCCTTTTAACAGGTAGTTTCCTTCCAGATGAAATTACAGAGAAGCTCAGAACCTACTGTCGTCATCGTGCAAATTTATTAGATTCTGCAGCAAGCACTTCAAAAAAAATGCAAAAATATTTACGGTTATTAAACCTTCGATTAGATGTTGTTGTTAATGACATCTGTGGTTTAACTGGATTACTCATCATTCATGCGATTTGCAACGGAGAAAAAGATCCTTTAAAATTAGCCGAATTAAGACACGGTAATTGCAGAAAAACAGAAGAAGAAATTTCAAAAGCACTTCATACTAATGGTAGAGAAGATTATTTATTTGCCCTCAATCAAGAGCTTGAGATGTATGAAGTCTTGCAAAGTAAAATTGTACAATGCGATGTAGAAATTGAGAAAATCTTAAACTCAACAATCGGAAAAGACGACAATAAAAGACAGCATCACATTGAACCTAAAAAACACACAAAAATTAATAAAACACTCCTAAAAATATCGACTTAAATTTAATGGCCTATCAATATTTTGAAGGTGTAGATTTACTGGCAATAGAAGGAGTTTCCTATTCAACCGTACTTTCAATAATGAGTGAAGTTGGATTAGAGGGTATCAAGAAGTTCCCGACTGCAAAACACTTTGCAAGCTGGTTGAGACTGACCCCAAACAATAAAATAAGTGGTGGTAAAATACTTTCTAATAGGATCCCAAAAGGAAGTAACCGTTTAAAAATCGCTTTAAGAAATGCAGCAAATGCGATTGGTAATCTAAAAGACTCAACACCATTATCGGATTTTTTCAAGCGAATCAATTTTAGAAAAGGTCGAGTATCTGCAATCTCAGCAACTGCAAGGAAATTAGCAATCATCATTTGGAATATGGTCGTTAAAAATCAAGCTTATGTCAATCCGGAAGGCTACTTATTTTTGGATGAAAAAAGAAAACTAGGCTTAGTAAAAAGGATTCAAAAACAAATTACTAAATTTGGTTTGACTAATGAAGAAATTAATTTCGCAACTAATTGATTGTGAGCAAAAAAGAAAAACGTTAGTCAGAATCCCAAAAGAAACTACATTGAAAAACATATATATAATTCTAAGTCTCATTTTATACAGTTTAATCTATTCTCAAGAAAAGATTGAGATACCTTTTACATATGAAAATAATTTAATTAATATTCAAATTGGTGTTAATGGTAAGAAAGAACATTTTATATTTGATACTGGGGCAAGAAATGTTTTAACCAAAAAATTCGCTGATGAAAGTCATTTTAAATTAAAAGATGGAAGAAAAATAGGTGGTTATAAAGGTAAAACAGAATCATTTAAAACGGACGTCAAACTGATAACCATTCAAAATAAAGATTTAAATGATGTTTCATTTATAGTTCTAGATTGGGAGTTTTTAAATCAATTAAATATTTCAGGCATTGTAGGTGTGGAATTTTTTACTGACTTGGGCTATCAAAAGTTTATGATTGACTATAAAAGCAAAAAAATAATTTTAGGAACGGAACTTCCAGTTAGTCCAGAATATAAATTTAAAATGGTCAAAAAGGGTTATCCTAGAATTTTAATGAAAAATGAAAAATTTCTGATTGACACCGGAAATCCGTTGTTTGGGGAGATATCTGAATCAATTCTTGCTAATAATGCGAACTGTACGAAATATACAATTTCATCATTATCTATTACTAATAAACATATTGATTTATGCAACATTATTTTACCTGATGAAAAAAATGTAAATTTTAATTTTCAGTCATTTAAAATAAAAAATTCCCGTAATGTCATTGGAAATCTAACATTACAAAATTTCATTATATATTTTGACATAGAAAATAAAGAATTTTATTTAAATGAAAATAAATTCTTCTCTACGTTAAAAGATATTTGGTTTCTCAATAACAATATTGGTTACATTGTGTCTGTAATAAATGAAAATTCTGAACTATATAATTTAGGAATTAGAGAGGGATTTTATTTGACAGAAATAAATAATAAAAAAGTTACAGAATTTTTAGACGGACAAGAAATAAATTTTTATTTGCTCAATCATAAAAACATGGTTTTGAAGTTTAAAAATATGGATAATATTGAAATCACTGAAACCGTGTCAGAAATAAAATAAATCTCCAATCTTACAAAAATCTTTCAAACAATGAAAAGAATCAAATTTTTACTTTTTCTTACTTTAGCCAATATGGCATTTGCCCAAAACAAATTATTTTTATACGATTATAAATTTATTCCAGATTCGATTAGTAGAGATAATTCGAAAAATGAATTAATGATTTTGAATATTCAAAAAGATAGATCTGAATTTTATAGTTCCGAAAGATATTCTTCTGATTCAACACAGTTAGCAGAAAGTAAGAAAGGAATTATGGCAATGCCATTTAGTAAAGAAATGATTAGTGATAGAGTTATAAAGTTCCCTAATTCAAATCTCATAATCTACATAACTTTCTTATCTTGGGATAAATATATTATTAAACAAGACATTGATTTAAAATGGACGTTGGAAAATGATTTCTCCAAAATTTTAAATTATGATGTTCAAAAAGCAACAATCGAATTTGGAGGAAGAAAATGGATTGCATGGTTTACTAAAGAAATCCCAATTCAAGATGGACCATATAAATTTAAAAACCTTCCAGGTTTGATTCTGAAAATTGAGGATTCTAATAAAAATCACACTTTTGAATTAAAAGGAATAAAAAGTGCAACTACCGAATTTGACTATCCAAATTTGAATAATTATAAAGAGTATAAATTGAGTTATGATCAATATGTAAAAAAATATAAGAATTATCGGAAAAATCCAACGGCGGATTTAGTTGATAAAATTCCAGACCAGAGAGATGCAAATGGTAATTTTAGAACTTCTACACAAATAATAAGAGAATTAAATAATCAGTGGTTAGAACGTTTTAAAAAAGACAATAATATAATCGAAGTAAACCTGCTACAATAAAAGGTACTGCAGATAACATCGTATTGGCAATAGTGCGGATGAATCGTAAGTTTAACCATTTTAAATATACCGAAGATTAATTTATAATAAGCAAGTTTTCGTTTTAAAGCCGCACCATCGCCAATACGCAAAACGTTAGTGGCAATCCCCCCTATACCCCCGAATTGACTTCTCAAGCTAACGTTTGGTGCGTATAGAAAATATTTTCTAATTTTATTAAGCTCTTTGCAAGGCCGATTTTAAAATTGTTGCGTAATAGCACGGGTGCAATCCTGGTTGAGATGTATGTGATGACTTCAGTGGCGGTCTAATTGATTAGAACCCCGTTCAGAATATTTTTTTTGCCTAAAGAACATCTCCTTAGAGTATTTTTAATCATTAATTTTTGAAAATATGAATGAGAACAAAATTTCAATGGAAATTATCAATTCAAATGCTGCAGGAATTGATATTGGTAGCCGATCTCACTGGGTTGCGGTTGGCCAAAAAGAGGAAGATATTAAAGAGTTTGGTGTTTTTAATGAGGACTTAAAAAATCTCTCAAATTGGCTCAAAGAAAAAGACATTCAAACCGTTGCAATGGAAAGTACAGGAACTTATTGGCAAGCACTTTATGCTATTTTATTGGCTGATGGATTCCAAGTGATTTTGTGTAATGGCAAATTCACTAAGAATATTAAAGGCAGAAAAACAGATGTTCAAGATTGTCAATGGATTCAAAAACTACACAGTATAGGCCTTTTAACAGGTAGTTTCCTTCCAGATGAAATTACAGAGAAGCTCAGAACCTACTGTCGTCATCGTGCAAATTTATTAGATTCTGCAGCAAGCACTTCAAAAAAATGCAAAATATTTACGGTTATTAAACCTTCGATTAGATGTTGTTGTTAATGACATCTGTGGTTTAACTGGATTACTCATCATTCATGCGATTTGCAACGGAGAAAAGATCCTTTAAAATTAGCCGAATTAAGACACGGTAATTGCAGAAAAACAGAAGAAGAAATTTCAAAAGCACTTCATACTAATGGTAGAGAAGATTATTTATTTGCCCTCAATCAAGAGCTTGAGATGTATGAAGTCTTGCAAAGTAAAATTGTACAATGCGATGTAGAAATTGAGAAAATCTTAAACTCAACAATCGGAAAAGACGACAATAAAAGACAGCATCACATTGAACCTAAAAAACACAAAAAAATTAATAAAAACACTCCTAAAAATATCGACTTAAATTTAATGGCCTATCAATATTTTGAAGGTGTAGATTTACTGGCAATAGAAGGAGTTTCCTATTCAACCGTACTTTCAATAATGAGTGAAGTTGGATTAGAGGGTATCAAGAAGTTCCCGACTGCAAAACACTTTGCAAGCTGGTTGAGACTGACCCCAAACAATAAAATAAGTGGTGGTAAAATACTTTCTAATAGGATCCCAAAAGGAAGTAACCGTTTAAAAATCGCTTTAAGAAATGCAGCAAATGCGATTGGTAATCTAAAAGACTCAACACCATTATCGGATTTTTTCAAGCGAATCAATTTTAGAAAAGGTCGAGTATCTGCAATCTCAGCAACTGCAAGGAAATTAGCAATCATCATTTGGAATATGGTCGTTAAAAATCAAGCTTATGTCAATCCGGAAGGCTACTTATTTTTGGATGAAAAAAGAAAACTAGGCTTAGTAAAAAGGATTCAAAAACAAATTACTAAATTTGGTTTGACTAATGAAGAAATTAATTTCGCAACTAATTGATTGTGAGCAAAAAAGAAAAACGTTAGTCAGAATTTTATAAAAACCGCGCTTAAATGAAATATTTGATTATCATTTTTCTTTTCACTTTTTATGCCTGCAAAGAAAATCCTGACAGAGTGGAGGAAATGTCTGCAAATAATGGTAAAAATTATGTGAAGAAATATTTCAAAAATAATTCAAAAAGTAAAATGGAGGTTTATGATAAAAACACAAATAAACTTTTAATCGTCACAGAATTTGACAAAGAAACAATTACAAAAATTGTGGAATTTTATCCAAATCTAAAGAAAAAATTAATTGCAACACTGTTGAAAAAACCTAATTTTTTTGGAGTGAAAAATTATTCCGAAAATGGAAAAAAGGAAAGTGAAGGTTCTCTTCTATATAATTATAAAAAAAGTAGTTTAAGTCCTGTGAGTTATTGGTTGTTTTACAATAAACAAACAGGAGAAATCGATTCAATTGGACATTATTTTAGTGACGGAGATACTTCCGTACTTGTAGACGTGGAAAGAATTGACAACAAAAACAAAAAAATGACTAAGATTAAATATTTCGAAGCAAAGCCAAAGGACACTTTGAGTGACTCAATAACCTGGGAAGTAAAAAGGATTCGCTAAAAAAAACTGCATACAACACGGTATTTCTATTAGCGGGTCGGAAGTTCCTATCATCAAGATTTTCGCTAATTGTTCAATTCGTTATATTTAATAATACTTGTTATAAAAAGTCCCGCCAACAGAAATACCCAACCGTTATAGGCAAATTAAATGACCGCTACCAATAATATACGAGACATTTTTTCAATACTTCATGATGGAGCAATTTCCTCATGGAAAGGAGATAAGAGTTTTTTGACTTTGACAGTTGATTGTCAATATTTAGCCGAACTTATTGACAAATCGTTTGATAGATTTTATGTTGAACTTTTGAAAGTTGACAAACTATTCTTAGAAACATGGCCAAATCCATTTGATTTACCGGTGCAAACTTTGACTAAACTAAATGATATTTTCAAAGCAGAACTTGAACTGCTGTCCGCGGAAATCAAAGATGGAAAGGTGGAAATTGCTTGTAATCAACATGACATAGACTTTAACTATTGTGGTGGTACCTTGACAATTAGTTGTGAAACAATAAAAATATATGACCAAGATAAAAACGAATTGACTGTAAAGCAGATAAATATTCTATCCAATAAATACTGGAATAATGCAAGTGATCAACTGGAACAGGATATCAATCAAAGAAATTTGAAATAAATCTGCCTATAACATCGTATTGGCAATAGTGCGGAGGAATCGCAAGTTTAAAGATTTTAGATATTTAGAAAATTAATTTATAATAAGAAAGTTTCGGCGTTAAAGCCGCACCATCGCCAATACGCAAAACGTTATGCGACATTTTAACCAACACTTTTATCAAAATGAAATTCCCTCATTATTTACTTATCTTTCTTATTCTATTAACATCTTGTAAATCTGATAAAATTTCTGAAAAATCGATTGAACTAAATAATAAAGCGATAAATGCGATTAGTGTGGAACAATATTCAGAAGCGTTAAAATATTCCGAGCAAGCGATTAAAGCAGATGAAAAAAATTATAACGCTTATACGATAAAAGCACAAATGTTTATTAAGCAAAACAATTTAAATGAAGCCGAAAAAACAATTCAAAAACAATTGGAAATAAAACCAGATTTCGCAGAAGGTTGGACATTTAAAGGATTGATTAACGATTTAAACGGAAATCAAAAACTCGCAAACCAAGATTATCAAAAAAGTATTGAATTATTTAAAGAAAGAAATCAAAATAAAGAATTTAATCCTCAATTAAACGATTCAAACATATATTTTTCACTACTATTAATAGGCGATTTAAACAGCCAAAAAGAGATGGAAAAATTAGAAAATAAATGGGAGAATAATAAACCCGCTTATGAAACCATGATTTCAGTAAAAAAAATGGGCAAAAAAGAATTAATTAAACAGATGTTAATAGACTAAAAAAACGCCGCATAACATCGTATTGGCAATAGTGCGGAGGAATCGTTAGTTTAACCATTTTAGATATTCCGAAGATTTGTTTATAAAAGAAAAAGACGGTATTTTTAGCCGCACCATCGCCAATACGCAAAACGTTGTAGTGCATTAAAAAAAAATGAACGAAAGATATTTAAAATTAGAAGTTATCTGGAAAGATGAGGATATGTTCGAATTAAAAGTTTCGGCAAATAACGGACGCTATTCTGGAATTACAGAAGTATACGAAGTATCTGATTCCCTACTGAAATTTGTAAATGAACTTAATGGATTTCCATTTGGAAAAGATAAAGTGACTCACTCCTGCGGAGAAAAAGACAGTTACGCATATTTTGAAATGGAATTTTATAAAATTGGTTTGACTGGAAAATGCGGATTACAAATCAAAATGGAAGAAAATGTTGCAACAGAATATAGAAAAGAAGAGAAAGACAAGCTTGTGATGGAATTGATTGTTGAGCCAAATTCGATAGATATTTTTTGTAGAGAACTGAAATTATTAGCTGAAAACGAAAGTGGAGTTGCGGAATTAAAAGCTGTTGGAAAATATACCAATAACATTGCGTAGAATAAATAACGCACTACAACACGGTATATAAAAAATAGCGGATTCTGTGCTTAATCGAAGATTTTCGCTATTTTCGAAGTTTAGTGTTTAACCGAAAGTTTCGGCAATTTAAGCCGCTACTTTTCATATACCCAAACGTTATCTGCAAACGAAACCGACGTTTAAAACCGAAGATGAAAATTTTATATATTTTGATTTTATTTGTATTTCTAACTTCTTGTAAAAAGTCAGAAAAATTTAATAGTGTAGACGAAAACGAAAAAATTTTTACAATGAATCAACTTTCTGGAAGTTATGACTCAATTACAAATAGAGTTATGAAATATGGGGATGAAGATGCATATTCAGAATTATTCTACAGTTTTAAAGATTCAAATTTTGGAGAACGGACTGATTCACTAATGATTTATTCTAAAATCATGGCGGAGAAATATAATGACGAAAAAGCATATATCGATTATTTAGATGCAATTACTGAAAAATACGAACTAAAGAATGAAATTGGCGATTACACAACATTAAACATTTCTAAACTCGACAAATCAAAAAAAGAAAAAATTTTAAGTTGGTTAAATGTTATGCTAAAAAAGAAAATTATAACGCAACAAGAATTTGAACAAGTAAAAAAATAAATCGTCTGCAGATAACAGCGGTTTTGCAATAGTGCGGGATTTTCGCAAGTTTAAAGATTTTAGATATTTCGAAGTTTAGTTTTTAATAGAAAGATTTTATATATTTATCCGCACCATCGCAAAGCCGCAAAACGTTGTGGGTCATTGTCAGGAAATGTCCGTATAAAAACTTCAGTTTCAAAAGAAATTAAAAAAATATAACTATGGCAGTATTTGCAATTCCAAATCCAAAAAAAACAATCCAAGTAGATTTTCCAATTGAAAAAATTAAAAAAAGCATTTTAAATATTCCTTTACTAAATAAGAATTATAGATTTTCTTCTTCCAATGAAATCTTTAATCAATTTACTTTTGAGTCATTTGAGTTTTTAAGTGTTGGTGTTTTTTTAGATTTTCATCTAAATTCAATTAGCGAAAATAAAACGGAAATTAACCTTGAAATTAGGCGAAAAATAGGTTCATTTAATCAACCTGCGGAAATTACAAATGCGAATAATCATATTGACAAATTATTTAAATACATTGCTCAATTAACTTCAATGAATGATGAGGAAATTGAATCTTTGAAACAAAAAATAAATACTACTCCACCAATCAAAAAGAAAAATGGCTGTTTAAAAATTGGTCTGATAATTTTTGGATGCTTTGTTGGATTAGGTATTTTAGTGAATTTATTTTCTAATGAATCTAACGATAAAAAAGAAATCGTTAATGTAATTGACCCGCGAATCGAAAAGTTACAGTCTCAAAAATATTCAGACCTTCCAATCACCGACAAAACCTTTTTATTAGATTCTTTTTTTGAAGGAAAAAACAAATTTGAAGCACCTAATTTTCACCTTAATGAACTTATTAATAATAGTATTGCAACGTCTTCAAAATTTCCAGAAACTTTAGAAATGAAAGGTTTTGATGGAGAGTTTACAAAAAATTATGCTACAAACACCTTAATTCGGAAAGACACTTCAAAAAACATAAACTACGACAAAGGTACTTTCCAAGTAGTTAGAGAAATTAGAAGTGAAAATGCTTTCGGAACTAAAGTTAGAAATAAAGTTGTGGTTTATGTTAAATTTAATGGAAAAGGTTATGAAGTTGTAGATTTCAAAACGGAATAACAGCAAAAAACAACGAACCCACAACACGGTATTTCTATTAGCGGGTAGGAAGTTCCTATCATCAAGATTTTTGCTAATTGTTCAATTTGTTATATTTACAAAGACTTGTTATAAAAAGTACCCGCCAACAGAAATACCCAAACGTTACCAGTAATTTTAGAAAACCGACAATGCAGAAATTTGAGTTGACCATTTTCAGACAATCAAGAGTATTGGTTGGACTCTTTTTGACACCAATTTCATTAATTGGAATACTTATTTTATGTGCTGAATTAAACAACATATTTATAGGTCTCGTGCTTTTCCCTGTTTATGTTTTGACGGTTTATTACTTTGTTGTTGGACACTTAACGGTTTCTATTAATAATGAACAACTAAAATTCAGATGGACAAGAAAACTAATATTTAATTATGACGACATAGAACCTGTAAACATCGCTGACATTAAAACTATTGTAATTGATAGCGGACAATTATTGAGAAAAATAATAACTGCTGACCGAACTATAAAAATTAATAATGCAAAAGTTCAAGTAAAAGACGCAAACAAATTCATTTATCAACTTGGCATTTTGACGAAAAGAAATGATGTACGAGAAATTGACAGTTGGGATGAATGGTCAGACAAGGGCTACATAAAAACAGCATATAGAATTAACACAGTTATACTTGTGTTAGCAACAATTATTGTGACAACTTTTATAATAATAAAAGGCTTTAATTCACGAAACTTATTTTTGGTTTTATTATTCATTCCACAATTATATTTATACGGAAAACAAATGAAACGGAAAATCAAGAATGACAATAGATAGAAAAACTACTGGTAACACGGTATTTCTATTAGCGGGTCGGAAGTTCCTATCATCGAGATTTTCGCTAATTGTTCAATTTGTTATATTTACAAAGACTTGTTATAAAAAGTCCCCGCCAACAGAAATACCCAACCGTTATAGTCAATTGCAGAGAAAAAAATCGCATCGAATGAAAGTACTGAATTTTAAAGATATTCGTTTTTTTGAAATAAAGCCTGAAAATTATATTGGAAACTTCGATGGAATTTTAGGAAATGTATATAATGATACAATTGATTCAAAAAATATAGGTATTAGAATTGCGAAAAAATTAAATGAACATCATTTTACGTTTGACGATTTTGACCATTTATATGTTTTCTTAAATCCCAAAATTTCAGAAAATAAAATAGTTGAAACCGAAATTTATGATTTAGGTTGGAATAAAGACATCTTTTATGGGTTGGATAAAGTAAAATTTAATAACCTGAATGAAACACAGAGAAATTTAAAACTTGAGGAAATTGCTTTTGAAATTTTAAGTAATTTAGTTGCAAATGATATTGCGGAATTAAATATTATAAATCTTGTTCAAACTGAAATATTAGTTAATCAAACAAATACCGAGATACTTTTAAAAGAAAAGGTTTTTAAAAATATCTCAATAAATTTAAGTTTCAAAATAAATCCTAATGGAAAAAAGTCAGTAATGATAATTCGCGGTTCAAATAATGGCGACATTATGTGCACTAAAATAATAGAATTATTTCATCATGAAGATGTTTATCATATTGTGGACAAAATCAAATACGACGGAAATAAAATAATTATAGATTCTAAAAAAAATATAAAATCAGAAGTTGTTACTGGAAAATACGAATCGCCCATAATCGTGGATTGCAACTGCCTATAACAGCGTATTGG is a window from the Kaistella flava (ex Peng et al. 2021) genome containing:
- a CDS encoding IS110 family transposase; its protein translation is MNENKISMEIINSNAAGIDIGSRSHWVAVGQKEEDIKEFGVFNEDLKNLSNWLKEKDIQTVAMESTGTYWQALYAILLADGFQVILCNGKFTKNIKGRKTDVQDCQWIQKLHSIGLLTGSFLPDEITEKLRTYCRHRANLLDSAASTSKKMQKYLRLLNLRLDVVVNDICGLTGLLIIHAICNGEKDPLKLAELRHGNCRKTEEEISKALHTNGREDYLFALNQELEMYEVLQSKIVQCDVEIEKILNSTIGKDDNKRQHHIEPKKHTKINKTLLKIST
- a CDS encoding transposase, encoding MQRRKDPLKLAELRHGNCRKTEEEISKALHTNGREDYLFALNQELEMYEVLQSKIVQCDVEIEKILNSTIGKDDNKRQHHIEPKKHKKINKNTPKNIDLNLMAYQYFEGVDLLAIEGVSYSTVLSIMSEVGLEGIKKFPTAKHFASWLRLTPNNKISGGKILSNRIPKGSNRLKIALRNAANAIGNLKDSTPLSDFFKRINFRKGRVSAISATARKLAIIIWNMVVKNQAYVNPEGYLFLDEKRKLGLVKRIQKQITKFGLTNEEINFATN
- a CDS encoding IS110 family transposase, whose protein sequence is MNENKISMEIINSNAAGIDIGSRSHWVAVGQKEEDIKEFGVFNEDLKNLSNWLKEKDIQTVAMESTGTYWQALYAILLADGFQVILCNGKFTKNIKGRKTDVQDCQWIQKLHSIGLLTGSFLPDEITEKLRTYCRHRANLLDSAASTSKKCKIFTVIKPSIRCCC
- a CDS encoding tetratricopeptide repeat protein, whose amino-acid sequence is MKFPHYLLIFLILLTSCKSDKISEKSIELNNKAINAISVEQYSEALKYSEQAIKADEKNYNAYTIKAQMFIKQNNLNEAEKTIQKQLEIKPDFAEGWTFKGLINDLNGNQKLANQDYQKSIELFKERNQNKEFNPQLNDSNIYFSLLLIGDLNSQKEMEKLENKWENNKPAYETMISVKKMGKKELIKQMLID
- a CDS encoding transposase, translated to MAYQYFEGVDLLAIEGVSYSTVLSIMSEVGLEGIKKFPTAKHFASWLRLTPNNKISGGKILSNRIPKGSNRLKIALRNAANAIGNLKDSTPLSDFFKRINFRKGRVSAISATARKLAIIIWNMVVKNQAYVNPEGYLFLDEKRKLGLVKRIQKQITKFGLTNEEINFATN
- a CDS encoding aspartyl protease family protein, giving the protein MKKLISQLIDCEQKRKTLVRIPKETTLKNIYIILSLILYSLIYSQEKIEIPFTYENNLINIQIGVNGKKEHFIFDTGARNVLTKKFADESHFKLKDGRKIGGYKGKTESFKTDVKLITIQNKDLNDVSFIVLDWEFLNQLNISGIVGVEFFTDLGYQKFMIDYKSKKIILGTELPVSPEYKFKMVKKGYPRILMKNEKFLIDTGNPLFGEISESILANNANCTKYTISSLSITNKHIDLCNIILPDEKNVNFNFQSFKIKNSRNVIGNLTLQNFIIYFDIENKEFYLNENKFFSTLKDIWFLNNNIGYIVSVINENSELYNLGIREGFYLTEINNKKVTEFLDGQEINFYLLNHKNMVLKFKNMDNIEITETVSEIK
- a CDS encoding GLPGLI family protein — its product is MKRIKFLLFLTLANMAFAQNKLFLYDYKFIPDSISRDNSKNELMILNIQKDRSEFYSSERYSSDSTQLAESKKGIMAMPFSKEMISDRVIKFPNSNLIIYITFLSWDKYIIKQDIDLKWTLENDFSKILNYDVQKATIEFGGRKWIAWFTKEIPIQDGPYKFKNLPGLILKIEDSNKNHTFELKGIKSATTEFDYPNLNNYKEYKLSYDQYVKKYKNYRKNPTADLVDKIPDQRDANGNFRTSTQIIRELNNQWLERFKKDNNIIEVNLLQ